In Stomoxys calcitrans chromosome 2, idStoCalc2.1, whole genome shotgun sequence, the following proteins share a genomic window:
- the LOC106089957 gene encoding polymerase delta-interacting protein 2, producing MGVLEKILHIRNVSPAIINSNCILRRTIKKPASQTRLAEVGRLEPTKLDSKYETGQLFLHRIFGYRGVVLFPWTARVYDRDVHSTNKPKSVAPQTTSSNSGTSSGATKGKPSSTESSNNLGSTTTVKGSLEDAQAPAKSPSADNSNTKNASSSSGGEAGESNTKEVKGKVHTFYQVLIDSRDCPYIRAQTEAVTFLGNQDSNRSLYAIPGLDYVSHDDIMPYSTGEKMPLQHELFEKFLSYSADRDPPFEAKDTLKTWQEKNHQWLELSDVHKETTENIRVTVIPFYMGCRETPASSVYWWRYSIRLENLGSLTVQLRERHWRIFSLSGTLETVRGRGVVGQEPILSPRLPAFQYSSHVSLQAPSGHMWGTFRLEREDGHMFDCKIPPFSLESKPEETSSPGQTKNTDE from the exons ATGGGAGTCCTGGAAAAAATCTTGCACATACGGAACGTTTCCCCCGCCATAATCAATTCCAATTGTATTTTAAGGAGGACAATCAAAAAGCCTGCATCGCAAACCAG ACTTGCCGAAGTGGGACGCTTGGAGCCAACAAAATTAGACAGTAAATATGAAACTGGTCAATTGTTCCTGCATCGTATCTTCGGCTATCGCGGCGTAGTATTGTTTCCGTGGACTGCAAGGGTCTATGATCGAGATGTCCACAGTACAAACAAGCCAAAGTCTGTGGCTCCACAAACAACTTCATCTAATTCAGGTACTAGCAGCGGTGCGACGAAAGGAAAACCATCCTCCACTGAATCTTCAAATAATTTGGGATCTA CAACTACGGTAAAGGGTTCACTTGAGGATGCTCAGGCTCCAGCAAAATCCCCTTCAGCAGACAATTCGAATACGAAAAACGCTAGTTCGTCAAGTGGAGGAGAAGCAGGCGAATCAAATACCAAAGAAGTTAAGGGAAAAGTCCACACGTTTTATCAAGTTCTAATAGATTCAAGGGATTGCCCGTATATT CGCGCCCAAACAGAAGCTGTTACCTTTTTGGGTAATCAAGATTCAAATCGAAGTCTTTATGCAATTCCCGGTTTGGATTATGTATCTCATGACGACATCATGCCCTATTCAACGGGAGAGAAGATGCCTTTGCAACATGAACTATTTGAAAAATTCCTATCGTATTCCGCTGATAGGGACCCACCCTTCGAAGCAAAAGATACATTGAAAACGTGGCAGGAAAAAAATCATCAGTGGCTGGAATTAAGTGATGTTCATAAGGAGACCACGGAAAATATACGTGTAACTGTGATACCATTCTACATGGGCTGTCGAGAGACTCCAGCCTCTTCTGTATATTGG TGGCGGTACTCCATACGCTTGGAAAACCTGGGATCCCTTACAGTTCAATTGCGAGAACGACACTGGCGTATATTTTCACTCTCAGGAACTTTGGAGACAGTACGTGGGCGCGGAGTTGTTGGCCAAGAGCCCATATTAAGCCCCCGATTGCCGGCTTTTCAGTACAGCAGTCACGTCAGTCTCCAAGCACCTAGCGGCCATATGTGGGGAACTTTCCGTTTGGAGCGCGAGGATGGTCACATGTTTGACTGTAAAATTCCCCCATTCTCCCTGGAAAGTAAACCTGAGGAAACCTCCTCCCCTGGCCAAACGAAAAATACAGACGAATAG
- the LOC106089959 gene encoding large ribosomal subunit protein mL44, translated as MKIFNMSILRTSVTLLALSKTLVPTQNLVGCRTIKRWVAPTLRELNRRAKKLGPQKPEPRSGFVEWNYRAELFAFGKRLQEDFQLPLLQTAFTQQSYIAKEEAKQRELGIEDVDIKMSHNNELAAVGDRIVKEYVEAFVVHSLPKLPAEGHKAIVSYLMSTDTLSHVALHLGMKELLLDADYPPSNESMAESLKAVIGALEKSSGIERSYMFVRDFICTLLNQRDILDLWNIENPEDLLQQQCKARKLAAPEPRLLGDCGKNTVLAAYHVGLYCDKKLIGKGFGEDIPTAVKTASLDALQTLFGIHDNMKPLNFKIQVENKTAKINK; from the exons atgaaaattttcaatatgtcTATATTAAGAACGTCTGTTACTCTTCTTGCTTTGAGTAAAACGTTAGTTCCAACTCAAAATCTGG TGGGCTGTCGCACAATCAAAAGATGGGTGGCACCAACACTTCGTGAATTGAATAGAAGAGCAAAAAAGCTTGGACCTCAAAAACCAGAACCAAGGTCGGGATTTGTTGAATGGAATTATCGAGCTGAATTATTTGCTTTTGGCAAGAGACTGCAAGAAGACTTTCAATTACCCCTGCTTCAAACTGCTTTCACACAACAGTCGTATATCGCCAAAGAAGAGGCAAAACAGAGAGAGCTTGGTATAGAAGATGTCGACATTAAAATGTCGCATAATAATGAACTAGCTGCTGTAGGTGACCGTATTGTCAAAGAGTATGTTGAAGCATTTGTAGTCCATTCATTGCCTAAATTGCCGGCCGAAGGTCACAAAGCTATCGTTTCTTATTTAATGAGTACTGATACCCTATCACATGTAGCCTTACATTTGGGTATGAAGGAATTACTTTTGGATGCCGACTATCCACCTTCTAATGAGTCCATGGCAGAATCCCTTAAAGCTGTTATAGGTGCATTAGAAAAATCCTCAGGCATTGAAAGGTCCTATATGTTTGTAAGGGATTTTATATGCACGCTATTGAATCAACGAGATATTCTGGATTTATGGAACATAGAAAACCCGGAAGATTTATTGCAACAACAATGTAAAGCTAGAAAATTAGCTGCACCCGAACCTCGCCTTTTGGGAGATTGCGGTAAAAACACAGTGCTGGCCGCTTACCACGTTGGTTTATATTGTGATAAAAAGTTAATCGGCAAAG gctTTGGCGAGGATATTCCCACTGCTGTTAAAACTGCTTCATTGGATGCGTTGCAAACTTTGTTTGGCATACACGATAATATGAaaccattaaattttaaaatacaagttgaaaataaaactgctaaaattaacaaataa
- the LOC106089958 gene encoding SWI/SNF-related matrix-associated actin-dependent regulator of chromatin subfamily B member 1 has protein sequence MSLQTYGDKPVAFQLEEGGEYYYVGSEVGNYLRLFRGILYKKYPGMTRIVLSNEERKRLADSGLSPHILASSVSLLRACEVDDIMSGNDEKYRAISVNTSDAPLPRESKSKKQPQYVPTMPNSSHLDAVPQATPINRNRVHTKKIRTFPMCFDDTDPTANLENAAQKECLVPIRLDMELEGQKLRDTFTWNKNESMITPEQFAEVLCDDLDLNPIPFVPAISQAIRQQIEAFPSEPPIIEESCDQRVIVKLNIHVGNTSLVDQVEWDMSEKNNNPEEFAIKLCAELGLGGEFVTAIAYSIRGQLSWHCRTYAFSEAPLSTIDVPFRNPSDADAWAPFLETLTDAEMEKKIRDQDRNTRRMRRLANTTTGW, from the exons atgtctCTGCAAACATATGGTGATAAGCCCGTTGCCTTCCAATTGGAAGAAGGAGGAGAGTATTATTATGTTGGCTCAGAGGTTGGGAACTATTTGAGACTATTTCGTGGCATTCTCTATAAAAAATATCCGGGCATGACAAGGATTGTATTATCAAACGAGGAACGAAAAAGATTAGCTGACTCTGGCCTAAGTCCACACATTCTGGCAAGCTCGGTTTCCTTGCTAAGAGCATGTGAGGTTGATGATATCATGTCCGGTAATGATGAGAA ATATCGTGCTATATCAGTAAATACATCAGATGCCCCCTTGCCGCGAGAAAGCAAATCGAAAAAACAACCACAATATGTACCCACTATGCCCAATTCAAGTCATTTGGATGCAGTACCGCAGGCGACCCCAATAAACAGAAACCGAGTACACACAAAGAAAATTCGTACATTCCCCATGTGTTTTGACGATACCGATCCAACGGCAAATCTAGAAAATGCCGCCCAAAAAGAGTGTTTGGTTCCCATACGGCTTGATATGGAGCTGGAGGGGCAAAAGTTACGAGACACTTTTACATGGAATAAGAACGAGAGTATGATTACCCCCGAGCAATTTGCCGAAGTTCTTTGCGACGACTTGGATTTGAATCCCATACCTTTTGTTCCTGCAATTTCGCAGGCCATTCGTCAACAAATCGAAGCCTTTCCCAGTGAACCACCCATTATTGAGGAAAGTTGTGATCAAAGGGTTATTGTGAAATTGAATATACATGTGGGAAACACCTCTCTCGTCGATCAAGTAGAATGGGACATGTCCGAGAAGAACAATAACCCAGAAGAATTTGCCATCAAACTTTGCGCTGAGTTAGGTTTGGGTGGAGAATTTGTGACGGCTATAGCCTACAGCATTCGGGGTCAGCTGTCTTGGCACTGTCGCACATATGCCTTCAGCGAAGCTCCCTTATCTACAATTGATGTACCATTCCGTAATCCCAGTGATGCAGATGCTTGGGCACCATTTTTGGAAACTCTAACAGATGctgaaatggaaaagaaaatacGCGATCAGGATAGAAATACCAGACGTATGCGACGATTGGCAAATACAACAACGGGATGgtaa
- the LOC106089956 gene encoding histone deacetylase 3 yields MTSTSKRRVSYFYNPDVGNFHYGPGHPMKPHRLSVTHSLVMNYGLHKKMKIYRPYKASAQDMLRFHSEEYIEFLQQVTPQNIHCNSVGYTKYLSHFSVGEDCPVFDGLFEFCAMYTGASLEGAQKLNHNHSDICINWSGGLHHAKKFEASGFCYVNDIVIGILELLKYHPRVLYIDIDVHHGDGVQEAFYLTDRVMTVSFHKYGNYFFPGTGDMYEIGSESGRYYSVNVPLKEGIDDQSYFQVFKPIISAVMDFYRPTAIVLQCGADSLAGDRLGCFSLSTRGHGACVEFVKGFNVPTLVVGGGGYTLRNVARCWTHETSLLVDEPINNELPMTEYLEFFAPDFTLHPDINSRQENANSKQYLEAIVKHVYENLKLCQHSPSVQMVQVPPDVVDMEELRNIKEEKEDPDNRATQAEEDKLVEPKNEFYDGDQDHDRAETNTES; encoded by the exons ATGACGAGTACAAGTAAAAGACGTGTTTCCTATTTCTATAATCCGGATGTGGGCAACTTCCATTATGGCCCGGGGCACCCCATGAAACCACATCGGCTCTCAGTGACTCACAGTCTGGTAATGAACTATGGATTGCACAAGAAGATGAAAATATACAGACCTTACAA AGCTAGCGCCCAAGATATGCTGAGATTCCACAGCGAAGAATACATAGAATTTTTGCAACAGGTTACACCACAAAATATTCACTGCAACT CCGTGGGATACACCAAATATTTATCACATTTCAGTGTGGGTGAAGATTGTCCTGTTTTTGATGGCCTCTTCGAATTTTGTGCTATGTACACAGGAGCTTCATTGGAAGGAGCGCAAAAACTAAATCATAATCACAGCGATATCTGCATAAATTGGTCCGGAGGCTTGCATCATGCCAAGAAATTCGAAGCATCGGGTTTTTGTTATGTCAACGATATTGTTATAGGAATTTTAGAACTTTTAAAATACCATCCGCGGGTTTTGTACATTGATATTGATGTTCACCATGGCGATGGCGTTCAAGAAGCTTTTTACCTTACCGATCGAGTTATGACGGTTTCATTCCATAAGTATGGTAATTACTTTTTCCCCGGAACTGGAGATATGTACGAAATCGGTTCCGAATCTGGTAGATACTATAGTGTCAATGTTCCACTAAAAGAGGGTATAGATGATCAAAGTTACTTTCAAGTTTTCAAACCCATAATATCGGCCGTCATGGACTTTTATCGTCCGACTGCAATAGTGCTGCAATGTGGAGCAGACTCACTGGCTGGCGACAGGCTGGGTTGTTTCTCTTTAAGCACCAGGGGTCATGGAGCGTGTGTAGAATTTGTTAAAGGATTTAACGTACCCACTTTGGTTGTTGGTGGGGGAGGATACACACTGCGAAATGTTGCTAGATGCTGGACACATGAAACATCCCTATTGGTTGATGAGCCAATAAACAATGAATTACCAATGACTgaatatttggaattttttgctCCTGATTTTACATTGCATCCCGATATTAATTCCCGGCAAGAAAACGCCAACTCAAAACAATATTTGGAAGCCATAGTGAAGCATGTTTATGAGAATCTTAAACTTTGTCAGCATTCTCCCAGTGTACAGATGGTACAAGTACCACCAGATGTGGTTGACATGGAGGAACTGCGCAATATCAAAGAGGAAAAGGAAGATCCTGATAACCGTGCAACACAAGCCGAGGAGGATAAGTTAGTAGAGCCTAAAAATGAGTTTTACGACGGAGATCAGGATCATGATCGGGCAGAAACAAACACAGAAAGCTAA
- the LOC106089945 gene encoding trypsin-3, which translates to MQKFCAVTLICVYLLHISGTTAKTYRIVNGKNALIKDFPFQLSLRIRTIHICGASVLNDAWAITAAHCVHDVELKPKMITLRIGSRYRTKGGLIVPVIQIYNHPSYNAETMNFDVALLKVSARSFRRNDLPVKPIKLPTFSATMSDNMAAIVSGWGHQSSSLHILSAELKYTTVYTVDQTACNKSLSAHGGITNAMFCAAARNTDACQGDSGGPIQRNGTLIGLVSWGVGCADPYYPGVYTRLSYAPIRSWIKLLTKL; encoded by the exons ATGCAGAAGTTTTGTGCCGTTACGCTTATATGTGTCTATCTATTACATATTTCGGGTACAACAGCCAAAACTTATCGCATAGTTAATGGCAAAAATGCTTTAATCAAAGACTTTCCGTTTCAG CTTTCACTGCGAATACGAACCATACACATATGTGGTGCCTCAGTTTTAAACGATGCCTGGGCCATTACTGCAGCACATTGTGTTCATGATGTAGAGCTGAAGCCCAAAATGATAACTTTACGCATTGGCAGTAGATATCGAACTAAGGGGGGCTTAATAGTACCTGTTATACAAATTTATAACCATCCTAGTTATAATGCGGAAACCATGAATTTCGATGTGGCTTTATTGAAAGTGAGCGCTAGATCTTTTCGTCGAAATGACTTGCCTGTAAAGCCTATCAAACTACCTACCTTCTCGGCAACTATGTCGgataatatggctgccatagtTTCTGGTTGGGGCCATCAGAGTTCATCCCTTCATATTTTATCAGCGGAATTAAAATACACAACGGTGTACACGGTCGATCAAACAGCTTGTAACAAGAGCTTATCAGCACATGGTGGCATTACGAATGC AATGTTTTGTGCCGCTGCACGAAATACAGATGCCTGTCAGGGAGACAGTGGCGGACCCATACAACGTAATGGCACTTTAATTGGTTTGGTTTCTTGGGGTGTTGGTTGTGCCGATCCGTACTATCCAGGAGTATACACTCGTTTGTCGTATGCCCCAATACGTTCATGGATAAAGTTATTGACAAAACTGTAA
- the LOC106089941 gene encoding 3-ketodihydrosphingosine reductase — translation MSSLTWEIAMYVFLAVLAHILVFVFVTRKRAKSIVNKHVVITGGSKGIGLCLAVECALRGANVTVIARDEKMLSGAIALMEVIRQRPEQKFQYRSLDISSSYDQVEKCLTDIEKDFGDIYMLINCAGLAICGVFEEVAVEDARKLMDVNYWGTYNCSRYVLPKMKKAKEGIIVITASQAALFGIYGYGPYAASKYALRAMAETIAMESKHLGVSVTLALPADTNTPGFENEQKTKPQETKIISGGGGLADPDAVAKQILNDALKGNFISILGFESWLITLLGGALFRWSGIFQNIIHAIILGPLRVIGYILHLHFERVVRNCAKEKME, via the exons ATGTCATCGCTTACATGGGAGATAGCCATGTACGTATTCCTAGCTGTATTGGCACATATATTGGTTTTCGTGTTTGTCACCCGCAAAAGGGCTAAAAGTATCGTTAACAAACATGTGGTCATTACTGGAGGAAGCAAAGGAATTGGTTTGTGTCTAGCAGTTGAGTGCGCCCTTAGGGGTGCGAATGTAACGGTTATAGCACGGGATGAGAAAATGTTAA GTGGCGCCATAGCTCTTATGGAAGTTATTCGACAAAGGCCTGAACAAAAATTCCAATATCGCAGTCTTGATATATCATCCAGCTATGACCAAGTAGAAAAATGTCTAACTGATATCGAAAAAGATTTTGGAGATATATACATGTTGATAAATTGCGCTGGTCTGGCAATCTGTGGTGTGTTTGAAGAAGTGGCCGTGGAAGATGCCCGAAAACTTATGGATGTCAATTATTGGGGAACATACAATTGTTCTCGGTATGTGCtaccaaaaatgaaaaaagccAAAGAAGGCATAATAGTTATAACAGCATCGCAAGCCGCACTTTTTGGTATATACGGCTATGGGCCATATGCCGCTTCTAAGTATGCCTTGCGTGCAATGGCAGAAACCATAGCTATGGAAAGCAAACATTTGGGTGTTTCAGTAACTTTGGCACTGCCAGCCGATACAAATACACCTGGTTttgaaaatgaacaaaaaacaaaacctcAAGAAACAAAGATCATCTCAGGCGGTGGAGGACTAGCAGATCCCGATGCAGtggcaaaacaaattttaaatgatgCTTTG AAAGGGAACTTTATCTCCATCCTGGGTTTTGAATCATGGCTCATAACACTATTAGGTGGAGCACTCTTTCGTTGGAGCggcatttttcaaaatattatccATGCTATAATTTTGGGACCTCTACGCGTCATTGGTTATATATTGCATTTACACTTTGAACGTGTTGTTCGAAACTGTGCCAAAGAGAAAATGGAATGA
- the LOC106089944 gene encoding methyl-CpG-binding domain protein 2 isoform X1, whose translation MQMNSNISIERKRIDCNALPKGWQREEVLRKSGISAGKVDVYYYSPTGKRIDSKPQLARHLGDAIDLSSFDFQKGKFILHLPAPSISLYRCLPGSGTGASASTSGSSGSGGGSSITIVPQTGNSLKRKHNVLSSGTTTSSSSSSSNVSASNTKQQQHLEFSRAMRTDVSLVPPIRQTASIFKQPVTVIRNHEGNKVKHDAKHGAQDKPKQLFWEKRLENMRACHATGEQFDDIVLPKSLKPLGPNIHEQTVMQSLATALHVLNTPVTGQTAAKTDFQKNAAAFINPDQPLMQGILISEDDIRRQEDRVTMARRKLQEALKA comes from the exons aTGCAAATGAACTCGAATATATCTATAGAGCGTAAGAGAATAGATTGCAATGCTCTACCCAAAGGATGGCAAAGAGAAGAAGTCTTGCGAAAATCTGGAATCTCAGCTGGAAAAGTTGATGTCTACTACTACAG TCCTACTGGAAAACGTATTGATAGTAAGCCTCAATTAGCTCGACATTTGGGAGATGCCATAGATCTAAGcagttttgattttcaaaagGGAAAGTTTATACTGCATTTACCAGCACCGTCAATATCTTTATATCGTTGTTTGCCAGGATCCGGAACGGGTGCTAGTGCAAGCACCTCTGGTAgtagtggtagtggtggtgGCAGCAGTATTACTATAGTACCGCAAACCGGAAACTCATTAAAGCGTAAACACAACGTTTTAAGTTCTGGTACAACGACGTCATCGTCGTCGTCTTCGTCGAATGTCTCCGCATCTAATaccaagcaacaacaacatttagaATTCAG CCGAGCAATGAGGACAGATGTATCATTGGTGCCACCAATACGACAAACAGCATCCATCTTCAAACAACCTGTCACAGTGATACGCAATCATGAGGGAAATAAGGTGAAACATGACGCGAAACATGGTGCCCAAGACAAACCAAAACAGTTGTTTTGGGAAAAACGCTTAGAAAACATGCGTGCATGTCATGCCACCGGCGAACAATTCGATGATATTGTTCTTCCTAAAAGTCTTAAACCTCTGGGGCCAAACATTCACGAACAGACGGTAATGCAATCGTTGGCTACAGCCTTGCACGTGCTTAATACACCTGTGACTGGACAAACTGCCGCAAAgactgattttcaaaaaaacgcAGCAGCTTTTATTAATCCTGACCAACCTCTTATgcagggtatacttatttcagaGGATGATATACGTCGACAAGAGGATCGGGTGACAATGGCACGAAGAAAGTTACAGGAAGCTTTAAAGGCTTGA
- the LOC106089944 gene encoding methyl-CpG-binding domain protein 2 isoform X2, with amino-acid sequence MQMNSNISIERKRIDCNALPKGWQREEVLRKSGISAGKVDVYYYSRAMRTDVSLVPPIRQTASIFKQPVTVIRNHEGNKVKHDAKHGAQDKPKQLFWEKRLENMRACHATGEQFDDIVLPKSLKPLGPNIHEQTVMQSLATALHVLNTPVTGQTAAKTDFQKNAAAFINPDQPLMQGILISEDDIRRQEDRVTMARRKLQEALKA; translated from the exons aTGCAAATGAACTCGAATATATCTATAGAGCGTAAGAGAATAGATTGCAATGCTCTACCCAAAGGATGGCAAAGAGAAGAAGTCTTGCGAAAATCTGGAATCTCAGCTGGAAAAGTTGATGTCTACTACTACAG CCGAGCAATGAGGACAGATGTATCATTGGTGCCACCAATACGACAAACAGCATCCATCTTCAAACAACCTGTCACAGTGATACGCAATCATGAGGGAAATAAGGTGAAACATGACGCGAAACATGGTGCCCAAGACAAACCAAAACAGTTGTTTTGGGAAAAACGCTTAGAAAACATGCGTGCATGTCATGCCACCGGCGAACAATTCGATGATATTGTTCTTCCTAAAAGTCTTAAACCTCTGGGGCCAAACATTCACGAACAGACGGTAATGCAATCGTTGGCTACAGCCTTGCACGTGCTTAATACACCTGTGACTGGACAAACTGCCGCAAAgactgattttcaaaaaaacgcAGCAGCTTTTATTAATCCTGACCAACCTCTTATgcagggtatacttatttcagaGGATGATATACGTCGACAAGAGGATCGGGTGACAATGGCACGAAGAAAGTTACAGGAAGCTTTAAAGGCTTGA
- the LOC106089943 gene encoding metaxin-1 homolog, giving the protein MKLGAVLYVYKGEFGLPSIDFECCRVLCLIKFTRCPVEIETNSNPLRSGAGKLPYLQIGDEKFVGYRQIKKLLDREGYPIDHELRLKDRHLSECFANWVFTNLHVYYHYYLYGEPNNFDVTRALYAKRTPFPFNFYYPSTYQKDAHDIISVMGGFDLDDKLEHHNVDYITNNAKKCINVLSKRLGRNMWFFGDHYSEFDAIVFSYLSILFKINLPTNPIQNHIKGCPNLVNFINRISRDIFKREAFNSINTSKDNASPNDPMLTATERKFLESEKKTKILAGIGAVLAMGTFAALKIFYKKFSSSNDYYDGPIQYDDDDIDEEDMD; this is encoded by the exons ATGAAATTAGGTGCtgttttatatgtatataaaggGGAATTTGGCCTGCCTTCAATAGATTTCGAATGTTGTCGAGTTTTG TGTTTGATCAAATTCACCCGTTGCCCTGTGGAAATTGAAACCAATTCAAACCCCTTACGCTCTGGAGCCGGCAAATTACCGTATCTACAAATTGGCGATGAGAAATTTGTAGGATATCGACAAATAAAGAAGTTACTAGACAGAGAG GGTTATCCCATAGATCATGAATTGCGACTGAAAGATCGTCACCTATCAGAATGTTTTGCTAATTGGGTATTTACAAATCTACATGTTTATTACCACTATTATCTGTATGGAGAACCAAACAATTTCGACGTCACTCGAGCGTTATACGCAAAACGAACTccatttccatttaatttttactACCCATCAACATACCAAAAGGATGCCCACGATATTATATCCGTAATGGGTGGCTTTGATTTAGATGACAAATTGGAACACCATAATGTAGATTAT ataacaaacaatgcaaaaaaatgtataaatgtTCTCTCAAAACGTTTGGGCAGGAATATGTGGTTCTTTGGAGACCATTACAGCGAATTTGATGCCATCGTATTTTCATATTTATCAATACTTTTTAAAATCAATCTACCCACTAATcccattcaaaatcatataaaaggctgtccaaatttggtaaatttcataaatcGGATATCGAGGGATATCTTTAAACGAGAAGCATTCAATTCTATAAACACCAGCAAAGACAATGCATCACCTAACGATCCCATGTTGACGGCAACAGAACGCAAGTTCCTAGAGTctgagaagaaaacaaaaatactgGCGGGTATAGGCGCTGTTTTGGCCATGGGTACATTTGCAGCactgaaaatattttacaaaaag TTTTCCAGTTCAAATGATTACTACGATGGCCCCATACAATATGATGACGATGATATAGATGAAGAAGATATGGACTAA
- the LOC106089946 gene encoding U6 snRNA phosphodiesterase 1: MLVDYSSSSDSETEDDKKSSMRQKMETNLETQTSILPKATTLLGKRKLYSCEDPLADDSSLHQGRIRSFKHERGNWATYVFIGVPLYILEDVQDVCLTHFKDIYDIKSTPDLHISLSKTVVLQYHFIESFVKSLEEIITPISSLTVSLNKLKVYTNAERTRTFLAVKVDDIHLKQMFDILHKVDNVMLNFKLPEFYEDPSFHISILWCVGDHANGMNERLAELMAILKDHFPIELRIDKIYCKSGFKEFSFQLK; this comes from the exons atgttgGTAGATTATAGCAGCTCTTCCGATTCCGAAACTGAGGATGATAAAAAAAGTTCAATGCGTCAGAAAATGGAAACTAATTTGGAAACACAAAC ATCTATTTTGCCAAAAGCCACCACCTTACTTGGAAAACGAAAATTGTACTCTTGCGAAGATCCCTTGGCGGATGATTCGTCACTTCATCAAGGACGTATACGAAGTTTTAAACATGAACGTGGCAATTGGGCCACATATGTGTTTATTGGTGTGCCCCTTTATATTTTGGAAGATGTACAGGATGTATGCCTGACACATTTTAAGGATATCTATGATATAAAATCGACCCCAGATCTGCATATAAGTCTTAGTAAGACTGTGGTTTTACAATATCATTTCATAGAGTCGTTTGTAAAAAGTCTGGAAGAGATTATTACACCTATATCCAG TTTAACAGTCTCGCTCAATAAACTGAAGGTTTACACAAATGCTGAACGCACTCGAACTTTTTTAGCTGTTAAAGTTGATGACATACATTTAAAGCAGATGTTCGATATTTTACATAAAGTCGACAATGTAATGCTGAATTTTAAACTGCCGGAATTTTATGAG GATCCATCATTTCATATAAGCATATTATGGTGTGTTGGCGATCACGCCAATGGGATGAATGAGAGATTAGCCGAACTAATGGCAATTTTAAAAGATCATTTTCCTATTGAGTTAAGAATCGataaaatttattgcaaaagtggTTTCAAAGAattctcttttcaacttaaataa